One genomic window of Numida meleagris isolate 19003 breed g44 Domestic line chromosome 1, NumMel1.0, whole genome shotgun sequence includes the following:
- the CGGBP1 gene encoding CGG triplet repeat-binding protein 1, protein MERFGVKSTPSRSRSKTALYVTPQDRVTEFGSELHEDGGKLFCTSCNVVLNHVRKSAINDHLKSKTHTKRKAEFEEQNVRKKQRTLTASLQCNSTAQTEKTSVIQDFVKMCLEANIPLEKADHPSVRAFLSRYVKNGSSIPKSEQLRKAYLPDGYDNENQLINTEDR, encoded by the coding sequence ATGGAACGGTTTGGAGTGAAGTCCACTCCGTCACGTAGCCGCTCGAAGACTGCTTTGTATGTAACTCCTCAGGATCGGGTAACTGAGTTTGGCAGCGAGCTGCATGAAGATGGTGGAAAACTCTTCTGCACTTCCTGCAACGTGGTTCTGAATCACGTTCGCAAATCGGCAATCAATGACCACCTCAAGTCAAAAACACATACAAAGCGGAAGGCGGAGTTTGAAGAGCAGAACGtcaggaagaagcagaggaCACTGACTGCCTCCCTTCAGTGCAACAGCACTGCTCAAACAGAGAAAACCAGTGTCATCCAGGACTTTGTGAAAATGTGCCTGGAAGCTAATATTCCGCTTGAGAAGGCTGATCATCCTTCTGTGCGAGCCTTCCTGTCTCGCTACGTCAAGAATGGAAGTTCGATACCTAAGTCGGAGCAGCTAAGGAAAGCATACCTGCCTGATGGGTATGACAACGAGAACCAGCTCATCAATACTGAAGATCGTTGA